From the genome of Psychrilyobacter atlanticus DSM 19335, one region includes:
- a CDS encoding class I SAM-dependent methyltransferase — protein MNIDEKEQFERYLLDIEKEFRGWSFNYLTRYGRMKEFPLSWNYYNEIIDYCSCAPSLLDMGTGGGEFLSSLTFLPKDTCATEGYEPNIEEARKRLEPMGITVFPVEEDAALPIPSERFDLIINRHESFSPLEVMRILKPEGYFITQQVGGLNDIDLNLLLGADSNQYEDWSLDKASKSLRSCGFELKKLKEDKVKTRFYDIGAIAYYLKAIPWQVPDFSVDKYYKQLFHIHQFIRKQGYIDLICHRFFIVAQKR, from the coding sequence ATGAATATAGATGAAAAAGAACAATTTGAAAGGTATCTTTTAGATATCGAGAAAGAATTTAGAGGGTGGAGTTTTAATTATTTAACACGTTATGGACGGATGAAGGAGTTCCCATTAAGTTGGAATTATTATAATGAAATAATTGACTACTGCAGTTGCGCACCTTCTCTTTTAGATATGGGAACTGGTGGCGGTGAATTCTTGTCTTCATTAACTTTTTTACCTAAAGATACCTGTGCTACAGAAGGGTATGAACCAAATATTGAAGAAGCCAGGAAACGACTGGAGCCTATGGGAATAACTGTTTTTCCTGTAGAGGAAGATGCTGCACTTCCTATCCCTTCAGAAAGGTTTGATTTAATAATCAACCGCCATGAATCTTTCTCCCCCCTTGAAGTTATGAGAATTTTAAAACCGGAAGGATATTTTATAACCCAGCAGGTCGGAGGGTTAAACGACATTGATTTGAACCTTCTCTTAGGAGCAGATTCAAATCAATATGAAGATTGGAGCTTAGATAAAGCCTCTAAAAGCCTGAGATCATGTGGTTTCGAATTGAAAAAACTAAAGGAAGATAAAGTAAAAACAAGATTTTATGATATCGGTGCAATAGCATACTATCTAAAAGCAATCCCCTGGCAGGTTCCGGATTTCAGTGTAGATAAATACTATAAACAATTATTTCATATACATCAGTTTATCAGGAAGCAGGGGTATATAGATCTGATTTGTCATCGTTTCTTTATAGTTGCCCAAAAAAGATAA
- the glyA gene encoding serine hydroxymethyltransferase — MKGLKMNDEKLWKAIQKEEERQEFGLELIASENFVSEAVMEAAGSVMTNKYAEGYPRKRYYGGCQFVDVAEELAIERAGELFEAKYVNVQPHSGSQANMAVYRGLINSGDIILGMKLDHGGHLTHGKNVNFSGQDYEVYSYGVDRDTEMIDYKKVEEMALEVKPRIIVAGASAYSRTIDFKRFREIADMVGAYLMVDMAHIAGLVATGEHSSPMPHAHVVTTTTHKTLRGPRGGMILTNDEEIIKKVNKVIFPGIQGGPLMHIIAAKATAFNEALGVEFKGYQKQVIINAHTLSEELKKGGLRIVSGGTDNHMILVDLTNKDLTGKEAEKILEEANITVNKNGIPYDTKSPFVTSGIRIGTPALTTRGMKEGEMKEVAALILKSLNNGGSPKILEAIKNEVAELCKKFPLYRD; from the coding sequence ATGAAAGGATTAAAAATGAACGATGAAAAACTTTGGAAAGCAATCCAAAAAGAGGAAGAACGTCAGGAGTTTGGTTTGGAGTTAATAGCTTCTGAAAATTTTGTCTCAGAGGCTGTAATGGAGGCCGCAGGAAGTGTCATGACAAACAAATATGCTGAAGGTTATCCACGAAAAAGATATTATGGGGGCTGCCAGTTTGTAGATGTAGCAGAGGAACTTGCCATAGAAAGAGCAGGAGAACTATTCGAAGCAAAATATGTAAATGTCCAGCCTCATTCAGGTTCTCAGGCAAATATGGCAGTATACAGAGGATTAATAAACTCCGGTGATATCATCCTGGGAATGAAATTAGACCACGGAGGACACTTAACCCACGGTAAAAATGTTAATTTTTCAGGGCAGGACTATGAGGTTTATTCTTATGGGGTAGACCGGGATACAGAGATGATAGATTATAAAAAAGTAGAAGAGATGGCTCTAGAGGTAAAACCTCGTATAATCGTAGCCGGAGCTAGTGCATATTCCCGTACTATAGATTTTAAGAGGTTCAGGGAAATTGCAGACATGGTAGGAGCTTATCTTATGGTAGATATGGCACATATTGCAGGTCTTGTGGCTACAGGAGAACATTCATCTCCTATGCCTCATGCTCATGTTGTTACTACTACTACCCACAAAACTTTGAGAGGTCCCAGGGGAGGAATGATCCTTACCAATGATGAGGAGATAATAAAAAAGGTCAACAAAGTTATCTTTCCGGGGATTCAAGGTGGTCCTCTCATGCACATAATTGCTGCAAAAGCGACAGCTTTCAACGAGGCCTTAGGTGTAGAATTCAAAGGGTATCAGAAACAGGTAATAATAAATGCTCATACTCTGTCTGAGGAATTAAAAAAAGGAGGTTTAAGAATTGTCAGCGGAGGAACCGATAACCATATGATCTTGGTAGACCTTACTAATAAAGATCTTACTGGGAAAGAAGCTGAGAAGATCCTTGAAGAGGCTAATATCACGGTAAATAAAAATGGTATTCCATACGATACTAAAAGTCCCTTTGTAACCAGCGGTATCAGGATAGGAACTCCTGCCCTTACAACCAGAGGTATGAAAGAAGGAGAGATGAAAGAAGTCGCTGCCTTAATTCTAAAATCTTTAAACAACGGCGGTTCTCCTAAAATATTAGAAGCCATAAAAAATGAGGTTGCAGAACTCTGTAAAAAATTTCCCCTTTATAGAGATTAA
- a CDS encoding NUDIX hydrolase, translating into MRILRKFISENINLEDKKTYKRIAARGIILDGENILLLYTKRYDDYSFPGGGVDEGEDLIEGVKREINEETGAKNIEILDEYGVYDEIKPIHKKDYDYINMISHFFICDIHKELGETNLEDYEINNGMDARWVNIYEAIAHNKEVIKNKPENIGLYIDRELFMLELVAKELVEKQRDVASN; encoded by the coding sequence ATGAGAATACTTAGAAAATTTATTTCAGAAAATATAAATTTAGAAGATAAAAAAACATATAAAAGAATTGCTGCCAGAGGAATTATATTAGACGGCGAAAATATCTTATTGCTATATACAAAAAGGTATGATGACTACAGCTTCCCTGGAGGAGGAGTCGATGAAGGTGAAGATCTGATTGAGGGTGTAAAAAGAGAGATCAATGAGGAGACAGGTGCTAAAAACATAGAGATATTAGATGAATATGGTGTCTATGATGAGATAAAACCTATTCATAAAAAAGACTATGACTATATCAATATGATTTCGCATTTTTTCATCTGTGATATCCACAAGGAATTAGGAGAAACTAATTTAGAAGATTATGAGATCAATAACGGTATGGATGCCAGATGGGTAAATATCTACGAGGCTATTGCCCACAATAAAGAAGTTATCAAAAATAAGCCTGAAAATATTGGTCTTTATATAGACAGAGAGTTATTTATGCTGGAATTAGTGGCGAAAGAATTAGTAGAAAAGCAACGTGACGTTGCATCCAATTAA
- a CDS encoding Na/Pi cotransporter family protein: MIILNIFIQVVGGLGMFLYGMKIMSDSIQELAGYKLREMISRMTSNVFGGILTGALMTIIVQSSSVTTVMVVGFLNAALMTLQQAVGVILGAGIGTTLTGWILALEIDKYGLLIIGVGTLTFLFIQSVKIKKRALAAVGIGMIFFGLYIMKSGVTPVKDMPQFISFFYLFSAETYRGVIFSALMGAFVTSILQSSAATIGITMALATQKVITPETAVALVLGQNIGTTITAYLASLGAKLHARRAAYAHIIIKIIGVFIIIPLFYIYTSIIAEIVDPKENVAKYIALSHTIFNIGLVFIFVPFINIFLKLVEKIGREKKEVETEYSLEKLYNFPGIILEKEKMEIIQMSKRFRDDMALFFLILTDKEESKKIKRLFDGEEYQDRKQESIRKELTELLNATNSHQILNESRMILGVSDELESMGDYGASLAKIYIKMKNTETKLSKESLRKIKCCHMDVMNSLEIITELIENSNTYELQRLKEKCDTTSASLSNVNPLKKEGYSNHIRMEILAKYRRINRHISYIVEKILEKLKFEGIK; encoded by the coding sequence ATGATAATCTTAAATATATTTATTCAGGTAGTGGGGGGACTGGGGATGTTTCTCTACGGTATGAAAATCATGTCTGATTCCATTCAGGAGTTAGCCGGATATAAACTGCGGGAAATGATTTCACGTATGACTTCTAATGTTTTTGGAGGAATACTCACAGGAGCTTTAATGACAATTATAGTTCAGTCTAGTTCCGTAACTACTGTTATGGTTGTGGGATTTTTAAATGCCGCCCTCATGACTCTTCAGCAGGCAGTAGGAGTGATACTGGGAGCAGGAATAGGGACTACCTTAACAGGGTGGATATTGGCTCTTGAGATAGATAAATATGGACTGTTAATAATAGGGGTAGGGACCCTCACTTTTTTGTTTATTCAATCTGTAAAAATAAAAAAAAGGGCTTTGGCAGCAGTAGGTATTGGAATGATTTTCTTTGGGTTGTATATTATGAAGTCAGGAGTTACACCTGTAAAGGATATGCCACAGTTTATATCTTTTTTTTATTTATTTTCAGCTGAAACATACCGTGGAGTTATTTTTTCGGCTCTTATGGGAGCATTTGTTACCTCCATATTGCAGTCTTCTGCGGCAACAATTGGAATCACTATGGCTCTTGCAACCCAAAAAGTCATAACACCAGAGACGGCAGTAGCTTTGGTTTTAGGACAAAATATAGGAACTACTATAACAGCTTATTTAGCTTCTCTGGGGGCAAAACTTCATGCAAGAAGAGCTGCCTATGCTCATATAATAATAAAGATAATAGGAGTATTTATTATTATTCCGTTATTTTATATATATACATCGATTATAGCAGAGATCGTTGATCCTAAAGAAAATGTAGCAAAGTATATTGCTCTTTCTCACACTATTTTTAATATAGGATTGGTTTTTATCTTTGTACCATTTATTAATATTTTTTTAAAGTTAGTTGAAAAAATTGGAAGGGAAAAAAAAGAGGTGGAAACAGAATATTCTTTAGAAAAACTTTATAATTTTCCAGGAATAATTCTTGAAAAAGAAAAAATGGAAATTATTCAAATGTCTAAACGCTTCAGGGATGACATGGCACTTTTTTTCTTAATACTTACCGATAAGGAGGAAAGTAAAAAAATAAAAAGATTATTTGATGGTGAGGAGTATCAAGACAGAAAGCAAGAGAGTATAAGAAAAGAACTAACTGAACTTTTAAATGCTACAAACTCCCACCAGATATTGAATGAGTCCAGGATGATCTTAGGAGTATCTGATGAATTAGAATCTATGGGAGATTATGGGGCTAGTCTAGCAAAAATATATATTAAAATGAAAAATACTGAAACAAAACTTTCTAAAGAAAGTTTACGAAAGATAAAGTGCTGCCATATGGATGTGATGAATTCTCTTGAAATTATAACTGAATTGATTGAAAACTCTAACACCTATGAACTTCAAAGGCTTAAAGAAAAATGTGATACTACTTCAGCATCTCTTTCTAACGTAAATCCATTAAAAAAAGAGGGTTATTCAAATCATATTCGTATGGAAATCTTAGCAAAATATAGAAGGATAAATAGACATATTTCCTACATTGTTGAAAAAATCTTGGAAAAATTAAAATTTGAGGGAATAAAATAA
- a CDS encoding TM1266 family iron-only hydrogenase system putative regulator: protein MNKRIATMSIFVENRDSIASINSILMDFSDIIISRMGIPYREAGISVIVLILETDNDKIGSLSGKMGNLKGVSVKTATKK from the coding sequence ATGAATAAAAGAATAGCCACTATGTCGATATTTGTTGAAAACAGAGATAGTATAGCCAGTATAAATAGTATATTAATGGATTTTTCAGACATTATAATCTCTAGAATGGGAATTCCCTACAGGGAAGCTGGTATTTCTGTTATTGTGTTGATTTTAGAAACAGATAATGATAAAATAGGGTCACTATCAGGTAAAATGGGTAATCTTAAAGGTGTGTCTGTAAAGACTGCTACCAAGAAATAA
- the sstT gene encoding serine/threonine transporter SstT: MFSKWNQLSLVKRIIVGLIVGIILSITAPVAAAPVGLLGSLFVGALKAVAPILVFFLVMSAVSQHKPGQKTNMKSVISLYLIGTFLAGVVAVVGSFIFPVTIALGKGVENVSPPSGVSEVLKTLLMNVVDNPINALSNANYIGILVWALLLGVALKHAPASTKTMITDFSNALSQVVRWVIHLAPFGIMGLVFNSIATSGLGSLLAYGKLLGLLLGSMAFMALVVNPTIAFVMMRQNPYPLVFRCLKQSGLTAFFTRSSAANIPVNMELCEELGLDKDMYSVSIPLGATINMAGAAITISVLTLAAVHTLGIQVDFGTALILSILSAVSACGASGVAGGSLLLIPLACSLFGIPNEVAMQVVGVGFVIGVIQDSVETGLNSSTDALFTAVAEFAEWRKAGKKIVINKEVNL, from the coding sequence ATGTTTAGTAAATGGAATCAATTAAGTTTAGTAAAAAGGATAATTGTCGGTTTAATCGTTGGTATTATCTTATCGATCACTGCACCAGTGGCAGCTGCACCAGTTGGATTATTAGGATCATTATTTGTAGGAGCACTAAAAGCAGTAGCACCTATCTTAGTATTTTTCTTAGTAATGTCAGCAGTATCACAACATAAACCTGGTCAAAAAACAAATATGAAATCAGTTATCAGTCTTTACCTTATCGGAACATTCTTAGCCGGTGTAGTTGCAGTAGTAGGAAGTTTTATATTCCCAGTAACTATCGCTCTAGGAAAAGGAGTAGAAAATGTATCTCCTCCAAGTGGTGTAAGTGAAGTATTAAAAACATTATTAATGAACGTTGTAGACAATCCAATCAATGCATTATCAAATGCTAACTATATCGGAATCTTAGTTTGGGCATTATTATTAGGAGTAGCATTAAAGCATGCACCAGCTTCTACTAAAACAATGATCACAGATTTCTCAAACGCACTATCTCAAGTTGTTAGATGGGTTATTCACTTAGCACCATTCGGTATCATGGGGTTAGTATTCAACTCAATCGCAACTAGTGGATTAGGTTCACTATTAGCTTATGGTAAATTATTAGGATTATTGTTAGGATCTATGGCATTCATGGCATTAGTAGTTAATCCAACTATCGCATTTGTTATGATGAGACAAAACCCTTATCCATTAGTATTCAGATGTCTAAAGCAAAGTGGACTTACAGCTTTCTTCACTAGAAGTTCGGCTGCTAACATCCCGGTAAACATGGAATTATGTGAGGAATTAGGATTAGATAAAGACATGTATTCAGTATCTATACCTTTAGGAGCTACAATAAACATGGCAGGAGCAGCTATCACAATATCTGTATTAACTCTTGCAGCAGTACATACATTAGGAATACAAGTAGACTTCGGAACTGCTCTTATCTTAAGTATCTTATCAGCTGTCAGTGCTTGTGGAGCATCTGGTGTAGCAGGTGGATCATTACTTCTTATCCCATTAGCTTGTAGTTTATTTGGTATCCCAAATGAAGTAGCAATGCAAGTAGTTGGAGTAGGTTTCGTAATTGGAGTAATCCAGGATTCAGTAGAAACTGGTCTTAACTCTTCAACAGACGCATTATTTACAGCTGTAGCTGAATTTGCTGAATGGAGAAAAGCAGGAAAGAAAATTGTTATCAACAAAGAAGTTAACCTGTAA
- a CDS encoding flavodoxin family protein, whose protein sequence is MRVCILFGSLRSSSNTGLLLEPFVDELKQLGADIDYITLKDKHIEPCTACWTCQNIFEEPGCPKEDDMNIIYEAVLNSDCIIFATPIYSWYCTPPMKAVMDRLVYGMNKYYGDSKGPCLWEGKKCGLVTTCGYEIEDGAGVFEEGLRRYSRHSNLEYIGKLAVRDIDGKKYFQSKSTVEAARKFAGKVFKSL, encoded by the coding sequence ATGAGGGTATGTATTTTATTTGGAAGTTTAAGAAGCAGCAGTAACACCGGATTGTTGCTAGAACCTTTTGTAGATGAATTAAAGCAGCTTGGAGCAGATATTGATTATATAACACTTAAAGATAAACATATAGAGCCTTGTACAGCATGCTGGACATGTCAAAATATTTTTGAAGAGCCTGGCTGTCCAAAGGAGGATGATATGAATATAATATATGAAGCTGTTTTAAACTCCGACTGTATTATATTTGCAACACCTATCTATTCGTGGTATTGCACACCGCCTATGAAGGCAGTTATGGACAGACTGGTTTATGGTATGAATAAATACTATGGAGATTCCAAAGGTCCCTGCCTTTGGGAAGGGAAAAAGTGTGGATTGGTTACCACATGTGGCTATGAGATCGAAGATGGAGCAGGAGTTTTTGAGGAGGGACTGAGGAGATATTCCAGACATTCAAATTTAGAGTATATAGGAAAGTTAGCTGTTCGGGATATTGACGGGAAGAAATATTTTCAAAGTAAATCTACAGTGGAAGCTGCAAGAAAGTTTGCCGGAAAAGTTTTTAAATCACTTTAA
- the hydG gene encoding [FeFe] hydrogenase H-cluster radical SAM maturase HydG yields MNNLAWKEEVKEESFINSDLIESLLLTNPTDEDFYRVMEKAKKGERLSLEETTVLLNTEDQDKIDEMFALAKHIKEDVYGNRVVLFAPLYLGNKCTNSCTYCGFNVHNQQMTRKTLSLDELGQEIEALVDEGHKRIIQVYGTHPDYSPEYIRDTVNKTYSVKKGNGEIRRVNINAAPQTIEDFKIIKESEIGTYQIFQETYHEPSYAMVHPKGEKSNFKWRLFGLSRAMKAGIDDVGIGALFGIYKWKFEVLGLMQHVEHLEDNFGVGPHTISFPRLNEASGVNHDDKYLINDMELKRIIAILRLAVPYTGLILTARENAELRKECMELGVSQIDAGTQIELQGYSNKKNKCNQDLDKEQFKIGDSRDLDDILKELMENGFTPSFCTACYRLGRTGEHFMEFSKPGFIHNFCTPNAILTLAEYLEDYASEETKKVGYDLIDSSVGTSRLTEETKASLKVKLEEIKNSKRDLYY; encoded by the coding sequence ATGAATAACTTAGCATGGAAAGAGGAGGTTAAAGAGGAAAGTTTTATCAATTCTGATTTAATCGAATCTCTATTATTAACTAACCCTACAGATGAAGATTTTTACAGGGTTATGGAAAAGGCAAAAAAAGGTGAAAGACTTAGTTTAGAAGAAACAACTGTTCTTTTAAATACCGAAGATCAGGATAAGATCGATGAGATGTTTGCACTTGCAAAACATATCAAAGAGGATGTCTATGGAAATAGAGTAGTGTTATTTGCTCCCCTATATCTAGGAAATAAATGTACTAACTCTTGTACATACTGTGGATTCAATGTTCATAACCAGCAGATGACAAGAAAAACATTGTCCCTGGATGAATTAGGACAAGAAATCGAAGCTCTAGTAGATGAAGGACACAAGAGAATTATCCAGGTATACGGTACTCACCCTGACTATTCTCCTGAATATATCAGAGATACTGTAAATAAAACTTATTCGGTAAAAAAAGGTAATGGAGAGATCAGACGTGTCAATATAAATGCAGCTCCTCAAACTATTGAGGATTTTAAAATTATAAAGGAATCAGAGATTGGAACATATCAAATATTCCAAGAAACATATCATGAGCCGTCTTATGCAATGGTTCATCCAAAGGGAGAAAAATCTAACTTTAAGTGGAGATTATTTGGTCTGTCTCGTGCTATGAAAGCAGGAATAGACGATGTAGGTATTGGAGCATTATTTGGTATCTATAAGTGGAAATTCGAAGTTTTAGGATTGATGCAGCATGTGGAACACCTGGAAGATAATTTTGGTGTAGGACCCCATACAATATCGTTTCCTAGATTAAATGAAGCTTCTGGAGTCAACCATGATGATAAATATCTAATTAACGATATGGAATTAAAAAGAATCATAGCTATCTTAAGATTAGCAGTTCCTTATACAGGACTTATCCTTACAGCCCGTGAAAACGCTGAACTGAGAAAGGAATGTATGGAGCTTGGTGTATCTCAAATCGATGCCGGTACTCAAATAGAGTTACAGGGATATTCTAATAAGAAAAATAAATGCAATCAGGATCTAGATAAGGAACAATTTAAAATAGGTGATTCTAGAGACCTGGATGATATCTTAAAGGAACTTATGGAAAATGGATTCACCCCTTCATTCTGTACAGCCTGTTACAGACTCGGCCGTACGGGGGAACACTTTATGGAATTTTCAAAACCTGGATTTATCCATAATTTCTGTACTCCTAATGCTATTCTGACTTTGGCTGAATACCTTGAAGATTACGCCAGTGAAGAGACTAAAAAAGTAGGGTATGATCTAATCGATTCTAGTGTCGGTACATCTAGATTAACTGAAGAAACTAAAGCTTCTCTAAAGGTAAAATTAGAGGAGATAAAAAATAGTAAGAGAGATCTATATTATTAA
- the recQ gene encoding DNA helicase RecQ has translation MDKAYEILKKYFGYTTFKEGQEPIIKNILEGQDTLGIMPTGGGKSICYQIPALIFDGITLVVSPLISLMQDQVDALNTLGVSSVYINSTLTPKEMHTIYMEISNGTHKIIYVTPERFENSEFIDRIRMEKISQIAIDEAHCISQWGHDFRRSYLNVPNFIKQLPGDPIVTAFTATATPKVREDIIKNLRFKPNVFINGFDRKNLKFTTIKGVNSLSYIKKYLKEHSDEGGIIYASTRKEVDSIYSELSERGYKVGRYHAGLSDNERQKNQDDFINDRLTLMVATNAFGMGIDKSNVRFVIHSNLPKDLESYYQEAGRAGRDGLDSHCILIFNPKDIQTQTFFINNNQFESSEEIMNIKREKLSSMVNYCHTSKCVRSYILEYFGDDRIDNCNNCSNCLDDGEVEDITVEVQKILSCVYRTEQRFGINMIVGVLGGSKNKSILNWNLDKASTYGLLSDYSQKDIRALVDLLVGDEYLDVTKTEFPTLRLTKKAFEFIKSKEKFTRKVTKIQRKTTYEWEGSFDLLRKLRADIARGEGKPPYTIFSDKTLQEMARYLPTDYEGLLDINGVGEKKYEKYGIKFLEVIKEIKGDTTPIEVRETVKKETKPKKASTKDSTHRISYQFFLDGKTVAEIAAERKSKFDTILSHLFKCMDEGLEVDLSRIVDSQKKKTILAAIDKVGGTMLRPIKDELPNDIEYYEIKVVLKEL, from the coding sequence GTGGATAAAGCTTATGAAATTTTAAAAAAATATTTTGGATATACTACCTTTAAAGAGGGGCAGGAACCCATCATTAAAAATATCCTAGAGGGACAGGACACCTTGGGAATTATGCCAACTGGAGGAGGTAAATCTATCTGTTACCAAATTCCTGCTCTGATATTTGATGGAATAACCCTTGTGGTATCTCCTCTGATCTCCCTTATGCAGGATCAGGTAGATGCACTGAACACATTAGGGGTTTCTTCTGTCTATATCAACAGTACCCTTACTCCCAAAGAGATGCATACCATCTATATGGAAATCTCAAACGGAACCCATAAGATCATCTATGTTACTCCTGAAAGATTTGAAAATTCAGAGTTCATAGACAGGATCAGAATGGAGAAAATCTCCCAAATAGCTATAGATGAGGCACATTGTATCTCCCAGTGGGGACATGATTTTAGAAGATCATACCTCAACGTTCCTAATTTTATAAAGCAGCTGCCTGGTGATCCTATAGTTACAGCATTTACTGCTACTGCTACTCCTAAAGTCAGGGAAGATATCATAAAAAATCTGAGATTCAAACCCAATGTATTCATAAATGGATTCGACAGAAAAAACCTGAAGTTTACTACTATAAAAGGTGTTAACAGCCTGTCCTATATCAAAAAATATCTCAAGGAACATAGCGATGAAGGTGGAATTATATATGCCTCTACAAGAAAGGAAGTTGATTCTATCTATTCTGAACTATCTGAACGTGGATACAAAGTAGGAAGATATCATGCCGGACTGTCTGATAACGAGAGACAGAAAAATCAAGACGATTTCATAAATGACAGACTAACCCTCATGGTAGCGACCAACGCCTTTGGAATGGGAATCGATAAATCCAATGTCCGTTTTGTTATCCATAGTAACCTGCCAAAGGATTTAGAAAGTTACTATCAAGAAGCTGGAAGAGCTGGAAGAGACGGGTTAGATTCTCACTGTATATTGATATTTAACCCTAAAGATATCCAGACTCAGACTTTTTTTATAAATAACAATCAGTTTGAATCCTCTGAAGAGATTATGAATATCAAACGTGAAAAATTGAGCTCCATGGTGAACTACTGCCATACCTCCAAATGTGTTAGATCATATATTTTGGAATATTTCGGAGATGACAGGATAGACAACTGTAATAATTGCAGTAACTGTTTAGATGACGGTGAGGTAGAAGATATCACAGTTGAGGTTCAAAAAATACTTTCTTGTGTCTATCGTACTGAGCAGAGATTTGGAATAAATATGATTGTAGGAGTCTTGGGTGGCTCTAAAAATAAGAGTATCCTTAATTGGAATTTAGATAAAGCTTCTACCTATGGATTGCTCTCAGATTATTCTCAAAAAGACATTAGAGCTCTAGTTGACCTACTAGTAGGAGATGAGTATTTAGATGTTACTAAAACAGAATTTCCTACTTTGAGACTGACTAAAAAAGCCTTTGAATTCATAAAGAGTAAGGAAAAATTCACCAGAAAAGTAACTAAAATCCAGAGAAAAACTACCTATGAATGGGAAGGTAGCTTTGATCTCCTTCGTAAACTTCGAGCCGATATTGCAAGAGGTGAAGGGAAACCTCCATATACTATATTTTCTGATAAAACCCTCCAGGAGATGGCCAGATATCTTCCTACTGACTATGAAGGTCTGTTAGATATAAATGGTGTAGGAGAAAAAAAATATGAAAAATATGGAATTAAATTTTTAGAAGTAATAAAAGAGATAAAGGGGGATACCACTCCAATAGAAGTGAGGGAAACTGTAAAAAAAGAAACTAAACCTAAGAAGGCAAGCACCAAAGACAGTACCCACAGAATCTCCTATCAATTCTTTTTAGATGGAAAAACTGTAGCAGAAATTGCAGCTGAAAGAAAAAGTAAGTTTGATACTATCCTTAGTCACCTGTTTAAATGTATGGATGAAGGATTAGAAGTTGACCTCTCCAGGATCGTAGACAGCCAAAAAAAGAAGACAATATTGGCTGCTATAGACAAGGTCGGCGGAACTATGCTCCGTCCAATCAAAGATGAATTACCAAATGATATAGAATATTATGAGATCAAGGTAGTACTGAAGGAGTTATAA
- a CDS encoding NUDIX hydrolase codes for MKLLKDIDCTILEDKRVYKRPSSRGIILKDDKILLLYIKKHDDYSCPGGGLEKDETPREGLIREIKEETGATNIKIISDYGIYHEIIPPLKRKEIDYMYMSSYFFICSADSNLGKPQLEDYEQEMGIKAVWVNIHDAISHNKKVQKEKPVHMSRYLERELFILELVAEELEINSF; via the coding sequence ATGAAGCTATTAAAGGATATTGACTGTACAATTCTTGAAGATAAAAGAGTCTATAAAAGGCCGTCTTCCCGGGGAATTATTTTAAAAGACGATAAAATTTTACTTTTATACATAAAAAAGCACGATGATTATAGCTGCCCCGGGGGAGGTTTAGAAAAAGATGAAACTCCCAGGGAAGGTTTAATTCGGGAGATAAAAGAGGAGACAGGTGCCACTAATATTAAGATAATTTCTGACTATGGGATCTATCATGAAATTATTCCGCCTTTAAAGAGAAAAGAGATAGATTATATGTATATGTCCTCTTATTTTTTTATATGCAGTGCTGATTCTAATCTAGGAAAACCTCAATTGGAAGATTATGAGCAGGAGATGGGAATTAAAGCTGTATGGGTAAATATCCATGATGCTATCTCGCATAATAAAAAAGTTCAGAAAGAAAAACCAGTGCATATGAGCAGATACCTGGAGAGAGAATTATTTATATTAGAACTTGTAGCAGAAGAACTAGAAATTAACAGTTTCTAG